The Branchiostoma lanceolatum isolate klBraLanc5 chromosome 1, klBraLanc5.hap2, whole genome shotgun sequence genomic sequence cgccccctccccctccccgcCATGGGAGagcaccccctccccccgccGTAGTCGCACCGAGTCGCAATCCTCCGACAACAACAGTGGCAACTACTACTACAACGCCTCCATGTTCACCAAGAGACTCGACCTTTCACTTTTATACAGGTGGTTGGGATTTCCTTTGTTTACCTTCTGTAATCTACCGTATTCTAGTAGGAGATTAAATCAGAGGTTCAAGACATAAACCGGATTGAGTTGCGAGGATCTTGTGTTCAACACTTCGATCCTGTGCAGAGAGAAGGCTGATTAAACGGTTCAATGGCATTGTAAACAAATATGGGAGCCAAGGGTGGGGTGTTGTTGACAATCTGGACTTTGCACCATATAGGAAACACAAAATATAGGAAACACAATTGTGAAATAGCTAAAATCACAGCAAGGAGATTTGTAGAAAGAGATAATTCTATAGTTATCGTCTTACCTTTGTTCAAGATTAGATAGGTGCAATGATATTAGAGAATACTTATGAAGAAGGTATTCTGAACCAGCTTACTAACTACTAGTATTAATGTTAAGCCCAAAGAGTGAGATTTAAACTGGGTCAATTGGGGTCACATCTCAGACATATACATATCAAGGGTGAACGCCCTCTAACTTAGTCTTAGATCTTGTCTAAAACTCCACAGGAATGACTAAGGACCCCTGGCACAAAGAAAATAAGCTATATGACAAGACCTTGCAAGTCATGTCAACAGCATTTCTGTGTCTCCTACTGTTATTGTTTATATATGTAGGGGACCCTTTGTGGGGTTGAGGTTATATTGACACCTTTCACATATTCATGTCCAAGTATATGCACATTCCAGCATGATTTTGTGTGTCATCTAAGTGTGAATTTGTCACAAGAGACCTTGTTCATGTAAGAATGAGTCAacaccacacatctgcttggagattaatctgAAGTGATCTTGTAGATGCTATATGATTTTTAGGACACTTTTGTCTTTTGTCAATGTCTTCTATTACTTAAGAAGTTGCTTGTTGTCTTGCAGTGTCTTGCCTCCGGACAAGCTGAACCCCATCCACATCAAGATGGAAGATGAAGGCCATGCGGACGACACTCGCCAGTTCGTCCTCTCCAACCTGACCGCGTACCGCGTGAGCACAATCCCGTGCGTCCTGTGCAACACGCAGCTGCCCGTGTTCGATCGCTACCCTCTCGTGGACGGGACCCTGTTCCTCACACCGCAGGACTACAACGCGCAGAGTATACGAGTGTTCGTGTCCGGGCGGTGGCTGTACCTCTCCGCTGTCTGCGTGCACTGCCTGATGGGTATACAAACCTGCGTCGTGTGCAAGAACTGCAATTCACGCTGGGACGGCAGCTCACATCAGCTGGGCACGATGTATACCTACGATATACTTGCCGCCAACCCGTGCTGCCCGCACCGCGTTAGTTGTAAAGCCTGCGGGAAGCCGGTTCGTGACCCCAGCGAGGGCACGCATTTCTACTCGGAATACTCGACGTCCATTCAATGTCCGCACTGCGGGGTTCCGGACTATCACTTTATAAAACCCCTCAGCACCTTCAAGCAAGTGTCGGAAGGTCTAGCCTGTTGATGTAAGCTGTACTTAGTACACAGACACAACTGCAGTATCCTCAGCTTAGCCTTAGCCTTAGTAAGCTTAAGGGGCCTGGTACCTGGGCTATTGTGTGCTCTGGACAGTGGTCTCTAGGGAATTTAGGGCTCGAGGTACCACCTGAACGTGTGTCCTACAGCTTAAAATCTAAGTTCCAACTTTAACCTACACCAGTGCTTGTGGGATACACTGAATTTTATCACCTATGAAAGGTTACAAGCTTGGTAAGGATTTGAATTGTTTTGGTTCAGGTCAGTCCACCCTGAGGCATGCCCTACTAATAAGACCTGTGGAAGGTTGTTTATCATGTTCAGGGTGTGGTTGTCCTTACAAACTAAATCAGTGGCTAAGGACAGCAATCCCTCCCAGCAAGTTAGCCTGAGGGTTATGGTGACCCTGTATATTGTTATTACATTTATAACAATTCAAGAGGTGAAAGACATGCAGTTTATGTTGAAGAAAGAATTTAACTTGATATCAAACAGTTCCAATGCTCAATACTTGGTGATTCATTCAGAATCTGCAGTTGTCCATAGACTGGTGCAAGTTGCAGCAAAAACCATTTCGAGCCCTCCCAATTAACTGACCAGCAGTAGGATTTCAGTTTTGAAAACTTGAAATGCTTCTGCTTCTGCCTTGTATGCAAAGCCAGTTAGGCTTGAAAGCGACCACTGTCCAGGCACCACTGTCCGTGATGAGCTACCTTTGCTTCACATTGGTGGAAATTATTTCTTGATGTTAGGCCAGGCCatctgtgttttgtgtgttaAACTTATGAAAACCCAGAAGGAGTGTTAAAATATGGCCATGTCATCTCAGTTGTGGACAAGCTTCATGTGGTTACCATTCTATAGCTTTCAACAGATACATACCAATACTTCAGTTGATTTCAAATAGTGGAGTCATAAGACTGGAAAAAGAGTTACAACAGTGACATGATCAGCAGGTTGACAAGGAGGAAGGGCAATAATCATGAAGGGAGGGGCCTGAAACATTACAGAAAGGAGAGTCCATTGGAAAGGGGTCTGTCTCTACCTAAAGCAATACTGTATGACCGAAAGTACCAAATTGAATGGTTTATACTTGGTCAGTTGAAATGTGGAAAGTTATTTCCTAATTTCTATAAGAGACACCATGTTTCAActgatcatgtacatgtacaataatgtTTCAAAAGTCATGCATTGGACTAAATCTGGTTCATTATATCTTTATTTCCGTcatatcatatacagttttgaaaATCTTTGATTCAGGATATTATAATTGGGAGGTCACAAAGTCTTACATTTAGCGTCTCttctatccccccccccccccaactttcTGCCTGCCCCCGTATAAACcaacacaaatttggtgccaataGGCCAATAATGATTAGCAGGCTAAAGATTAAACAGACCAGTGTTATACCACCATCTATTCTGGGTACATGTACTTCCCTTCTACCCAGAACTGATCTACTGGATCTCCCCGGCATGACAACCCAAACTGGTCTACTGAACCTCCCCTGACTGGATAAGAAGCTTTCCTGTGGAACATCCTTTGATCAGGCTTGTGTTAAGCTGATCTTGGCTGAGGTTGATTTACTCGGGGGTCCACAGGACTGGCAAGCggaaatttcaggtcattctaTGAGCACCTCTTCATTTCTAAGCCAAGAACATTTAATTCTCAGCAGAAGGTTGGATGCAGATTTAACACAGATGTGACTGTAACAGGTGGAAGTAAGAATATGTGAGTTTGCCAGCCTGTTAGGGAGGGACCAGTTCACATCCTTGGGATGGAAGTTGTTTTTAGCTTTGAAGTTTGCCCAACGAGACTTAGGATGTttacagtaatctccaagcggatCTTTTGGTGGCACGACAGTATCAAAACTGATAGGCCAAAACAGATACTGTCTTTCCTGAACATACCTGATCACTGTCTTTTGGAAAGAGGGCATCAGGCCTGTAGAAGCCTGATCTTCATTCTTAAAGTTCTTCAGTCTTGATCTATTTGGGGACAGATATTTTTCCAACTCTAATTCTATCATCTTTAGCTTCAGTACCCAATTTACCATATAACAACACCAGTGCTGGCAGGTGTGCTTCAGAATCATGTTATACAGCAAAAGTACACCCCCCCTCGAGGGGAATCTTGCTGGGTTCCTTCCTGTTGCTACTGACCTAGCTCTGACCTTATTCCTGTCACATGTCCATCCTGATTTGGACTCTAATGCTTCTGACAGTGGCACTTGTTTGGCTGTTGGCAAAGGTTAGAGTTTATTCCTTCAGGCTAACTTGACCCTGTAGTGTCAGGTACCTAGTAGTATGTGATGAGCTGAGCAAAGAATGTGTCTTTAAGCAATGACACTTATTTGGTGGCAAAAGTTGAAGGTTACAGCTTGACCTTGCAGTAGGTGTCGGGCGCAAGTAGTCTGCCTTGTGGCAGCTGTTTTGGGACTCGGCGAAAAgtcatttttcaaatttgaaggCCAATGCTTCAGTCTGGTTCAGCTATCAAGTTCCATACAAGTAATGTCATTTGAAAGTGCAGGGTTGTCAGAGATTCTTGTGACATGTTTTCAAGTTTAAGGTGATCAGTAATTACTTAGAGAAAACTGTATGGAAAGGATGTGCTGAGATGTGATGTCTTTGATGATGAGAAAAGGCTATTTAGTATCAAACACATCAAGTGTTATTTTGAGACAAGGAAATGTAGATAAAGATGTGTGCATGGATCTCTAACT encodes the following:
- the LOC136435296 gene encoding headcase protein homolog, whose amino-acid sequence is MPHRGERGRNRSGNAGGEADRAGQENNNHEFWCCVPGSSGCQLGSPVSLANPEDVVKVVCNHDGCPEGPYMHKQCFEEWEETVLTFLRSSGRARSWSEKQRRQNLWTKKGYDLAYRACACKCGKGHLRKDLNWVPEKPTAERAVVENEPPAPRKQKKKKKNDKPDLGKGPLSQPPSAAVKARNRHASSSSTLSDTSLASTPPNATMDYAPSPSPPWESTPSPRRSRTESQSSDNNSGNYYYNASMFTKRLDLSLLYSVLPPDKLNPIHIKMEDEGHADDTRQFVLSNLTAYRVSTIPCVLCNTQLPVFDRYPLVDGTLFLTPQDYNAQSIRVFVSGRWLYLSAVCVHCLMGIQTCVVCKNCNSRWDGSSHQLGTMYTYDILAANPCCPHRVSCKACGKPVRDPSEGTHFYSEYSTSIQCPHCGVPDYHFIKPLSTFKQVSEGLAC